From the Prochlorococcus marinus str. AS9601 genome, the window ACATTAATAGTTTTTGTACCAATATTTCTAATTTGTTTTTTTTCCTTTAAAGAAATTTATATCAAGAAAACAAATAATATTGATATAAATGAAAGAGCATGGTTCGCTTCATTTTTTACACTATTATGCACTCAACAAGTTGATGTACAGTACTTTGATCTAAGAATAAGTATAATTTTCTGGGTTTTACTAGCAGGGCTTAAAACACGTATAAGCCCCCAAATAATTTAACAATAATTTGAATTCCCAATTGACCAATAATTAATATCTAAATCCTTTAATTCTTCATAATTAGTAATTGATCTAGTATCAAATAACCAAGCAGGCTTTCTCATGACTTTTACTAATTTATGCCAAGACAATGATTTATAAACTTTCCACTCAGTTATAATCACAACCGCATCAACCCCCATGGCTGCCTCATATATATCTTTATGATATCTCCACTTACCTTGTCCACTTCCATTTTTAAATACATTCTCCTCAATTCCAAGATCTAGTGCAATAATATCAGGGTCAACTTGTGGGTCTGAGATTATTATTTCGGCTCCATTTTCGAGAAGGTCTTTAACTATTTTGATAGCGGGAGATTCCCTTGTGTCATTAGTATTAGCTTTATAAGAAAAGCCCAGAATTAATATTTTCTTAAGGGCAACAGTATCAAACAATTTCTCGACTATCAATTTAGAAATTCTTTTTGTATGCCATTCATTAAACTTAACTACCTGTTCCCAGTATTCTGCAACTTCATTCAGGCCAAAATATCTACATAAATATACCAGGTTTAATATATCTTTTTTAAAACAACTTCCTCCAAATCCAGGTCCTGCAGAAAGAAATTTAAAACCTATCCTACTATCAAATCCTATTGCATTGGACACTTCATTAACTTCTGCACCTGTAGCCTCGCATATTGCAGATATCGAATTAATTGAGCTTATTCTTTGAGCTAAAAAAGCATTGGCAGCAAGCTTAGATAATTCACTACTCCAAAGATTTGTTGTAATAATTTTATCTTCAGGAACCCATTTTTCATAAATGTTTTTTAAGGCATTAATAGAATCCTCCTCATCTCCCCCAATTAAAACTCTATCTGGGTTATTTAAATCTTCTATAGCCGTACCTTCGGCTAAAAACTCTGGATTAGAAAGGATAGAAAAAGATTTCTCGGTTTTATTTTCGAACTCTTCATCGAAAGAACTAATTAGAATTTGTTTAATTACTTTTGCGGTACGAACTGGAAGCGTACTTTTTTCTATTACAATTGTATGTCCAACAGCATTTTGAGCAACCTGCCTTGCAGAAGCTTCGACCCATTTTAAATCACTAGCATAACCTGCTCCAAATCCTGATGTTTTTGTGGGAGTATTAACAGAGATAAAAATCATATCAGCATTCTTAATTGAGTTTTTTAAGTCAATAGTAAAAAATAAATTTCGATTTCTAACTCTTTTGATTATTTCCTTGAGACCAGGCTCATATACAGGCAAATTATCAAAATCGGAGGAATTCCATTTTGATATTCTTTCTTCATTAATATCTACAACAGTTATATTTAGATAATTACAGTTGTCGGCTATCACAGCCATAGTTGGCCCACCAACATAACCTGCACCTATACAACAAATATTTTTTACCTTTTTTTTTAACATTGCATTATCAAGCTTATTAAATCTAAATCATTATATAACAGGTTTAGTTTGTTAATAAAAAAATAATTAATTTAATTTTTATGTCTTGACTTATTAGGATAACCATTAAGAATCTAAAATTTTAAATACTGTATTAGTTGAAATAGAATTATCGTATTTTTGCCTTAAATTGTTGAATATATTTTTATTAATATCAAGATATTGATAGTAATTTTCACAAATTTTTTTTATTATCCTACTTACTCCATATGGTTCATAGTCCATAGTTAATTCTCCTGCAACTCCGTCAATAAACAAAGATGATATACCTCTATTGTGAACTGCCGCAATTGGAATACCAAGGAACCCTGCTTCTAATGCGACTCTTGATAGACCCTCACCATAAATAGTTGGCAGAACAACAACTTTAGATTGTGCATAATAAGAAATTGGATCGTTTAAATATGGCTTTATATCAAAATTATTTTTTATTAAAAAAGTCTTTAATTCAATATCAATTTTCTCAATATCTGAAATTGGAGAAACTATTCTAAACTTTAAATCTTTAAATTTTTTATCGTCAAGTAAAAATAAAGCTGCAGAAATAAATCTAAAGAACCCTTTATCCTCTGAAATTCTTCCAATAAAAGTAATAAACATTTCATCAATTTTTAATGTTTTATCTTTATTAAACAGATTTAACTTTTCTCTTTTTTGAATTAAATTATCAGGATTATATTTAGTTGAATCTACACCAGTACCAGGAATAATATTGAGCTTTTTAATAGGAGCAATTTTGTTTTCTAGTAAATAAGCAAAATCAACATAATTAAGTACAAATATAGCTTTATACTTTTTTTCAAAAATAAATTTATATATCCGTTTCACTATTAATTTCACTATCCGCATATAGATCTTTCTAGAAGAAAAGACCCTTCCTAAACCTTCCAAAGTTGCATATTTTTCTACTTTATTAAAAGGATAAAAAGAAGATAAAATAATTGGACCTATAGTAAAACTTAATAATTTAACATTCTTACTTATAAATTTCTTTCTATTTAAAAGACTTCTAATATAAAGAGATAAAAATAGTGAGTAATTATAGCAAGTTATTTTGTGGGATTTAAAAAACTCTTTAGATAATGATGGACCTTCTCTTAAAAATAAAACCTTTACATTATATTTTTCTTGTATTAATTTTTCTATTAATGATTCTTTGAATTTTGATATAAACCATAGTGTATTTGCAAATAAAATAATATCTTCCTTATTATCTAAGCTCACTTTTCAGAATATTTTTAATATTAATAATAATAGTATTTAATAACTTATTAAGATTCTAAAACAATTTTTATTAATTCAAACAAATTTTTAGAGGAATTTTGCCAGCTCCATTTTTTGATAACTTCTTTTGAATTTGGTCTTAGATCATTTTTCAAATAACATGAAATCTTATTAACATCTTCAGTAATTTCTCGTAAATTAATAATACATGAATGCTTGGGCGATATTTCTCTTAAAGCAGGAATATTACTTATTACAATCTTAGCGCCTCTACTTGCAGCTTCAATGACTGGTATACCAAATCCTTCTTCTTTTGAAATCAAGAAAAATGATTTACAGTTCCTGTAAAGGAAATCTAATGTTAAATCTGAAGGATTTACAATCTCATGAACTAAGGAATTATTTTTAGTAATTAATTTATTAAGCTTTAAATTCTTATACTTATTTGATCCAGCTAAAATTAAAATAGTATTTTTAGAAAATTTTTTATTAATAGCTTTGACTAGTTTAATTAAGTAAATAATATTTTTATGGGGTCTTCTATCTCCTACATAGAGAAAGAAATCTTTGTTAATTAACTCTTTAATTTCAACATATTTTTTTTTATCTAAACTTAACAAGTCTATTCCATTAGAAATAATACTTGCATTTTTAATCTTACTTTTAAAGCTATTTGGGATCCAATTAAATCTATTAATTAATTTTTTTTTCGTGGCAGATGAGACCACTAATAAATTATCACAAATTAATATCGTTATTAATATTCTAAAATATGCAACTAATCTTTTTAATAGAGATAAGTGCTGAAAATAATCTTTTACTTCAATAAATATTAAATCATGAATAGTTGCGATAACTTTTACAAATGGAATAAATGGAGGATCAATATAAGGAGATATGAATAAATTAGGTTTAATTTCTTTAACTAATAATAAAATATCTAAATCAAATAAAACAAATGGTATTTTCCATTTTAATCCTCTTTTTTGTCTCCAAAATATTTTTTTAAAGTTTTTTAAATCAGAGGGAAAGTCATCAATAAAATGTTTACTGCATTCTTTAGGAGGAAGTAATAAATAATAAAAATAGTTTTTAGATGAATTTTTGATTAAATTTTTAAAAATGTTTACAGTAAACCTAGTTAGACCAGTATGAGGTTCTTCAGCATATCTCATATCAACTATTACTCGATATTTTTTCATTTAAATATTTTCAGAAAAATCTTTGTATTTAATAGATAAGATAATTGTCCTAAAACTTGAAAGAAACTTCTTAATAAATAAAAGGGGATTTCCAAAAGAAAACTTAATAAAATATTTGATTATTAAAAATGGCCTAAATGAGAAGCAATAATTTTTAAAGTTAATATAATCTTTTGCAAAATTATATTGTCTTTTGTCCAGGTAATTTTTGTTTTCTTCAAGCAGCAACAATTCATATTTTAATGAATCCTTCTTTTCTTCACCGTATGAAACATATTGATCTAACAATATAGATTCAGTAGAAATCATTGAAATATTATTAATAGCAGCTTTAACTGCTATATCCAAATCTTCGAATCTTCTTAATTTATGATTAAATCCACCCAATGACCTTAATGTTTTTAATCTAGCAAATAATACGCAAGTTGCTGTGCTGCCTGGGCTGGCTTTAATTGGGAAGTGACCGCACGATAATAAAGCATAAGAAGTTTTTTTATTAGATATTTTTCTAAAATCAGCATATATTGATTTAACTAAAATTTTTTTTTCGCTTTTTCTTAAATATCTATTGCAATAACATAAGGGTGATTTCTCAAAATTTATAATATTTATATTAGATTCTTTTTCAAACTCTCTTATTTTACTCAACTGGTTAGAAATACGATTTTTATAGCTAAAATCATCGTCATCAAAAAAAGCTATAAATTCACCATTAGATTCATTCAATAAGACATCTCTACAGTAACCGATACCCATATTTTTTTTATTTGAAATAATTCTAAAAGGGAAGGGAGAATTATTTGAAAGATTTAATAGGATTTTTATTGTATTATCAGAAGAATAATCATCAACTATTATTATCTCAATATTTACATAGTCCTGATTAAAAGCTGACCTAATTGCCATTTCAATTGAATCACTTGAATTAAATGTAGTAAATGCGCATGTAACCAGATTTGTTACCATTTTTTACCTTTCATAGATTATCGATTAATTTATTCCAAAGTTTCTTTGGACTCTTAAAATAAAGTTTATAGTATTTTAACTTACTTTCATAACTCATTCTCTTAAGAATATTTTCATTTTCAATTAAGTAAGATAATGCTTTAAATAATTTAGAATCATCAACAATTAATCCATTAACATTATGTTCAATAAAGTCACTTAAATTTGCCATTCTGCTAGTAGTTATTATAGGCAACCCAACCCTTAAAGCTTCAACTAATGCATTTGGATAACCTTCCCATAATGAAGGGAAGCAAAAAATAGATCCTTTTAAAAGAAAATTATCTACATCCTTAATATTTCCGACAAGTTTAACTTTATTAGAATCCAAAATATCCTTATATTCATATTCAAATTTAGTTCTTAGTTCCCCTTCACCAGCTATTTTAATTTCGAATGGCTTGGAATCTATATTTTTAAATTGATCTAAAATTAAGGAATAATTTTTTTGAGCACATAACCTTCCAAGCATTAAAACTTTTTTAGAATTTAATGCAGGATTTTTAGATTTCGGCAAAGGAG encodes:
- a CDS encoding nucleotide sugar dehydrogenase encodes the protein MLKKKVKNICCIGAGYVGGPTMAVIADNCNYLNITVVDINEERISKWNSSDFDNLPVYEPGLKEIIKRVRNRNLFFTIDLKNSIKNADMIFISVNTPTKTSGFGAGYASDLKWVEASARQVAQNAVGHTIVIEKSTLPVRTAKVIKQILISSFDEEFENKTEKSFSILSNPEFLAEGTAIEDLNNPDRVLIGGDEEDSINALKNIYEKWVPEDKIITTNLWSSELSKLAANAFLAQRISSINSISAICEATGAEVNEVSNAIGFDSRIGFKFLSAGPGFGGSCFKKDILNLVYLCRYFGLNEVAEYWEQVVKFNEWHTKRISKLIVEKLFDTVALKKILILGFSYKANTNDTRESPAIKIVKDLLENGAEIIISDPQVDPDIIALDLGIEENVFKNGSGQGKWRYHKDIYEAAMGVDAVVIITEWKVYKSLSWHKLVKVMRKPAWLFDTRSITNYEELKDLDINYWSIGNSNYC
- a CDS encoding glycosyltransferase, which gives rise to MSLDNKEDIILFANTLWFISKFKESLIEKLIQEKYNVKVLFLREGPSLSKEFFKSHKITCYNYSLFLSLYIRSLLNRKKFISKNVKLLSFTIGPIILSSFYPFNKVEKYATLEGLGRVFSSRKIYMRIVKLIVKRIYKFIFEKKYKAIFVLNYVDFAYLLENKIAPIKKLNIIPGTGVDSTKYNPDNLIQKREKLNLFNKDKTLKIDEMFITFIGRISEDKGFFRFISAALFLLDDKKFKDLKFRIVSPISDIEKIDIELKTFLIKNNFDIKPYLNDPISYYAQSKVVVLPTIYGEGLSRVALEAGFLGIPIAAVHNRGISSLFIDGVAGELTMDYEPYGVSRIIKKICENYYQYLDINKNIFNNLRQKYDNSISTNTVFKILDS
- a CDS encoding glycosyltransferase family 4 protein, which encodes MKKYRVIVDMRYAEEPHTGLTRFTVNIFKNLIKNSSKNYFYYLLLPPKECSKHFIDDFPSDLKNFKKIFWRQKRGLKWKIPFVLFDLDILLLVKEIKPNLFISPYIDPPFIPFVKVIATIHDLIFIEVKDYFQHLSLLKRLVAYFRILITILICDNLLVVSSATKKKLINRFNWIPNSFKSKIKNASIISNGIDLLSLDKKKYVEIKELINKDFFLYVGDRRPHKNIIYLIKLVKAINKKFSKNTILILAGSNKYKNLKLNKLITKNNSLVHEIVNPSDLTLDFLYRNCKSFFLISKEEGFGIPVIEAASRGAKIVISNIPALREISPKHSCIINLREITEDVNKISCYLKNDLRPNSKEVIKKWSWQNSSKNLFELIKIVLES
- a CDS encoding glycosyltransferase family 2 protein; translation: MVTNLVTCAFTTFNSSDSIEMAIRSAFNQDYVNIEIIIVDDYSSDNTIKILLNLSNNSPFPFRIISNKKNMGIGYCRDVLLNESNGEFIAFFDDDDFSYKNRISNQLSKIREFEKESNINIINFEKSPLCYCNRYLRKSEKKILVKSIYADFRKISNKKTSYALLSCGHFPIKASPGSTATCVLFARLKTLRSLGGFNHKLRRFEDLDIAVKAAINNISMISTESILLDQYVSYGEEKKDSLKYELLLLEENKNYLDKRQYNFAKDYINFKNYCFSFRPFLIIKYFIKFSFGNPLLFIKKFLSSFRTIILSIKYKDFSENI
- a CDS encoding glycosyltransferase, whose translation is MKENKKILAFVCMSLDKMAGGLERQIIRTAKSLSDSGFKVILITYDNKSAESFYKVPKDIEWVKCGIGLSPHQGAPILRRLKQIFFLRKKLLFRKVTHLITFHHGLFPRSLLASLFLPIKNIVSERNSLNNYKYIKLSKFNLGFLSLIFANKITVQLDAYVDEYPKLFKNKIEVIPNFIKPPLPKSKNPALNSKKVLMLGRLCAQKNYSLILDQFKNIDSKPFEIKIAGEGELRTKFEYEYKDILDSNKVKLVGNIKDVDNFLLKGSIFCFPSLWEGYPNALVEALRVGLPIITTSRMANLSDFIEHNVNGLIVDDSKLFKALSYLIENENILKRMSYESKLKYYKLYFKSPKKLWNKLIDNL